In Chengkuizengella sediminis, one DNA window encodes the following:
- a CDS encoding DsbA family oxidoreductase, which yields MTIDIKVYSDYVCPFCFIAKKTFNEAIKNKDVKVEWMPFELRPSSAPPIYPEQMKELFDQAVKPLAKKLNVNIKLPEMSPHPRTPIIHEGFLYAKDHSKGIEFNELIYKVFWEEEKNIGDISVLKEIAKQVGLDVNDFEYALKTHKYQEELETYLNKASEDEIRAIPTFVIGDQKLQGVQTKETFEKLLLLDEGTKIEPQHDENCNIDGCN from the coding sequence CATTCTGTTTTATCGCAAAAAAAACATTTAATGAGGCCATAAAAAATAAAGATGTAAAAGTTGAATGGATGCCTTTTGAACTTAGACCTAGCTCAGCCCCACCTATTTATCCTGAACAAATGAAAGAATTGTTTGATCAGGCCGTTAAACCATTAGCGAAAAAACTAAATGTAAACATAAAATTACCAGAAATGTCTCCTCATCCTAGAACACCTATCATTCATGAAGGTTTTTTATATGCAAAAGACCACAGCAAAGGAATTGAATTTAATGAACTTATTTATAAAGTATTTTGGGAAGAGGAAAAAAATATTGGGGATATTTCTGTTTTAAAAGAAATTGCTAAACAAGTTGGCTTAGATGTAAATGATTTTGAATATGCACTAAAAACACATAAATATCAAGAGGAACTAGAAACATATTTAAATAAAGCTTCAGAAGATGAAATACGTGCGATTCCTACTTTTGTAATTGGTGACCAAAAGCTTCAAGGTGTTCAAACAAAAGAAACGTTTGAAAAACTATTGTTATTAGACGAAGGTACCAAAATAGAGCCCCAACACGATGAAAATTGTAATATTGATGGTTGTAATTAA
- the tlp gene encoding small acid-soluble spore protein Tlp — MKAKPDNRDDNVEKLQEAVQNTIGNLRESEDYLEEFGDEIGNNEQQAIESKNERRKQSIQGFREEIKDEAQAEQQRDS; from the coding sequence ATGAAAGCTAAACCTGACAATAGAGATGATAACGTAGAAAAGTTACAGGAAGCAGTGCAAAACACGATAGGAAACCTTAGAGAATCTGAAGATTATTTAGAAGAATTCGGTGATGAGATTGGTAACAATGAACAACAAGCCATAGAATCAAAAAATGAGCGTAGAAAACAGAGCATTCAGGGGTTTCGAGAAGAAATAAAAGATGAAGCTCAAGCGGAACAGCAAAGAGACTCATAA